The proteins below are encoded in one region of Epinephelus lanceolatus isolate andai-2023 chromosome 7, ASM4190304v1, whole genome shotgun sequence:
- the cfap96 gene encoding cilia-and flagella-associated protein 96, which yields MPSGDGKSDMERVGVFKEMSYISVGDKYNPPTSRPFNESAYRSRQMQAGVAKQRCALQNGFFEKSFKRVFEREALSDPVKLARQNRIQQAKKNLGKAFLPCNGVKKPCGSGSYYGTLSGPVESMSPLSVTRKVNRAPGRNIVTSPPKKGSGYSYPNVTLSKIELYASDPYNRAKEAMKKEAAIHHSKIKDGPFKLNLHPRDYFQGNPYRSDKPPPPANKSLPAAQKVSTVPFKPSSPSKKIGGMKAGTFGTYPSHSADLYVIRRSKPTKQEPIFRPVPGPKSIPVKSIITVNVNRSVNSANYTSTIPAVMTF from the exons ATGCCGTCAGGTGATGGGAAAAGTGACATGGAGCGTGTGGGGGTCTTTAAAGAGATGAGCTACATCTCTGTAGGAGACAAGTACAACCCACCCACCAGCC GTCCATTTAATGAGTCGGCCTATCGTAGCCGACAGATGCAGGCGGGTGTGGCTAAACAACGATGTGCCCTGCAGAACGGCTTTTTTGAGAAATCCTTCAAACGGGTATTTGAACGTGAAGCACTGAGTGACCCGGTGAAACTTGCCCGACAGAACCGCATCCAGCAGGCCAAAAAGAACCTGGGCAAGGCGTTCCTGCCCTGTAATGGAGTCAAGAAGCC CTGTGGTTCAGGTAGTTACTATGGGACTCTATCTGGACCGGTTGAATCCATGAGTCCACTCTCAGTCACCCGGAAAGTCAATCGCGCTCCTGGACGCAACATTGTCACCTCACCTCCCAAGAAAGGCAGTGGTTACAG CTATCCCAATGTGACACTGTCCAAGATTGAGCTGTATGCCTCAGACCCCTATAACAGAGCCAAAGAAGCAATGAAG AAAGAGGCAGCAATCCATCACTCCAAGATAAAAGATGGCCCCTTTAAACTCAACCTTCACCCCAGAGATTACTTCCAAGGTAATCCATATCGCTCTGACAAGCCACCCCCACCAGCAAACAAGTCCCTCCCAGCTGCACAGAAGGTCTCCACAGTTCCCTTCAAGCCGTCGTCCCCCAGCAAAAAG ATTGGAGGAATGAAAGCGGGGACGTTTGGCACTTATCCCTCACATTCTGCAGATCTGTACGTCATTCGCCGTTCCAAACCAACCAAGCAAGAGCCAATCTTCCGTCCTGTACCTGGTCCTAAGAGCATACCTGTCAAGAGTATCATCACTGTCAATGTCAACAG GAGTGTGAACTCTGCAAACTACACCTCAACCATTCCAGCTGTGATGACCTTCTGA
- the hvcn1 gene encoding voltage-gated hydrogen channel 1, giving the protein MARYLSYFTTVGDKEPLRWEDEELHENSEELSPATGQFPVTLSFRESLQRLYSSDRFQVLVVCLVILDAFFVLAELLIDLAVIELKHSHTASEVFHYLSLALLTFFMVELFGKLYAYRLEFFQHKFEVFDGLVVVVSFVLDIVVLFLEEAFDGMGLLILLRLWRVARIINGILVSVKTRADQRIHKLKESYDHLVRRVTELQERTDKLEQENQKLQALLKKHSIDF; this is encoded by the exons ATGGCTCGGTACCTGAGCTATTTCACCACTGTGGGCGATAAGGAGCCGCTCCGGTGGGAGGATGAAGAGTTACACGAGAACAGCGAGGAGCTGAGTCCAGCCACTGGCCAGTTTCCAGTTACGCTGTCCTTCAGGGAGTCACTGCAAAGGCTCTACAGCTCCGACCGGTTCCAG GTGTTGGTGGTGTGTTTGGTAATCCTCGATGCCTTTTTTGTTCTGGCGGAGCTGCTTATAGATCTGGCTGTTATCGAGTTGAAACATAGCCACACTGCTTCTGAG GTGTTTCACTACCTGAGCTTGGCTCTTCTCACATTCTTCATGGTGGAGCTGTTTGGTAAGCTGTATGCTTACCGCCTGGAGTTCTTTCAACACAAGTTTGAGGTGTTTGATGgtctggtggtggtggtttccTTCGTGTTGGACATTGTGGTCCTCTTCCTTGAAGAAGCCTTTGATGGAATGGGTCTCCTCATCCTGCTGCGACTCTGGAGGGTGGCCAGAATTATCAACG GTATTCTGGTGTCAGTGAAGACCCGTGCAGACCAGAGGATCCACAAGCTGAAGGAGAGCTATGACCACCTCGTTCGAAGAGTCACAGAGCTACAGGAGCGCACTGATAAACTG GAACAAGAGAACCAGAAACTTCAAGCCCTCCTGAAGAAGCACAGCATAGACTTCTAA